CTCCTGTAAATGAGGTTCCATAATGGCAGGATTTTTAGAACAAGACAAGGAGTACATTTATTATTGGTCTTACTAATTATTGTATTGCTTTCAGAAAGGGCTGAgactatttcttttgtttaggttttcatttatttttgagagagagaaagagagagattgggggaggggcagagagaaggagacagagaatccaaaaagGTTCCAGGCTGTTAGTGGAGagttcgatgtggggctccaactcatgagatgtgagatcatgacctcagccaaagtatGACACCAaacaaactgagccaccgaggtacccGTAGCTGAggcattttcttaacatttttcctGGCAAAGTTGAAGGGTGCCAGAACACCAAAGTCTCCCCAGATGACCTTCTAGAGCtgcaaatgatttcttttcaaaatcagtTTCATCTCAGGAGAGCCAACTCCCTTTCTTCCTTGACAGGAAAGAACTGTTTCATAGTAGGAATGGTGCCCGTGAAAGTGCCAAGAAGATTCTCATTGTCATCACAGATGGGCAGAAATACAAAGACCCCCTGGAATACAGTGATGTCATGCCCCTGGCAGAGAAAGCTGGCATCATTCGCTATGCCATTGGGGTACGTCCTCTTCCTCGTGGCTCTCTCAGACTGAGACTGCATCTCACCCATGCAGAAAGGTTGGTGGGCTCCTCCTCAGCTGCCTCTCTGCCACAGGTGGGAGATGCTTTCCAGGAACCCACTGCCAGGGAGGAGCTGAACACCATTGGCTCAGTGCCCTCTCAGGATCACGTGTTCAAGGTGGACAACTTTGCAGCACTCAGCAGCATCCAGAAGCAGCTGCAGGAGAAGATCTTTGCAGTGGAGGGTAAATACAGGGCGAGCTTGGTCTTGGAATCCAAAGGTTCCCAACCCGATTGTTCCCTACAGTTCTGAGGGTCCATCCCTATTCACATGTCACCCAAAATTGTGCCCCAGAACCTGAGACCCAGACTCATTCTTCTACTTCTAAGTCCTTGTGGTCTCATGGTCCCCAGAGCCTAAGTGACCTGTTTTCCCACAGGAACCCAGTCGAGGACAAGTAGCTCCTTCCAGCATGAGATGTCACAAGAAGGCTTCAgttcagtgctcaccatggtaGGTGGAGCATATGCTTGATAAACAGGTCTCAGGCACCAATCCTGGGCCAGCCCTGTGCTGGGACCTGGGACCCAGAAGTAAATAAGAAGGAGATCCTGTCCTCAAGGTCACTGTCCGTTTAGAGAGAGACATATAGGCAGTGTATGTAGGTGCTAGGAGCACGGCAGAGAACAGGATAGCCAAGGTTCCTGCTCTCACACAGAGCACATATACAGTGGGAGGAGgcaataaacacaaacaaaagatCTTCAGATTATGCTCAGTGttagaagagagcaagagagatgaTCAGAGGAGGCCTGAGGAATAACAACTGAGGGTGAATGATGAGAAAGGGATAGGTGTGGAAAAATCTGGGGAGAGATTGctccagggagaggaaaaggcaagtgcaaaggtcctgaagcATGAACAAGGTTACTGCACTAGAGAGATAAAAGGGACAGCATAGCTGGAGCAGGGTGAGTGAGGGGCAGCATGGAAGgagtgggtggagagatgggaaagGCCAGATCATGCAGAccaaagaaatgacaaaatagcATGACTTATGTGAAAGTAGATGTGTGTTAAAAGTATCCATAGGGATTTTCTTCAAAAGAGTTTTGGGGGTGAGTTGGAGGGACATAGAAATGAATCGAGGTTGGTAATGAATTGATCATTGAACCTGGGTACTTACGAGTTCATTGtgcatttctttctacttttgtatatgttcTAAATTATCTATAGtcaaaagtttaaaaaggcaATAAGCAAGGTATGCAGAGTAGGAAACACCTATCACTCCCCGAGGGAGCCAAGGAAGACCTCACAGAGAAGGTGGCTTTGAGGATGACTCTTCCCAAGAGAGGAGTTGCGtctcagaaagagaggagaggtgtCCAGGTCAAACACTCGGTGTGTTCAAAGCATAGAGCAACTCCACAGGTTTGTCTGGGGAGGACCTGAGATGCCATCCTCAGGGTCTTGGTGACAGGGAGCCATCTTGGGTTGCCAGCTGGGTGATGGCTATATATTTGGTCTGAGGAAACCTAACACTGAGGAGGACGGAGAAGAAGAACACAATAGGAGGCAGAAAGGGCAGTGGGTGAGAAGAGCTGGGACTTACTGGAGCAGTGGCACTGGGGATGGACTGAGAGAGACATTAGGAGTCAGGGATTGAAGCTGCTGGACaggactggggaaggaaaagagaattccaaataatgaGTGGAGTCGGTAGCAGGCATTGCTTTGGAATAGGCTGCCTTGTTTTGACTCAAAACTGCTTAGCCCTGGAATCCTTTCCTCCCAGGATGGACCAGTTCTGGGGGCTGTGGGGAGCTTCAGCTGGTCTGGAGGTGCCTTCCTATACCCCCAAAATATGAGCCCCACTTTCATCAGTGTGTCTCAAGAGAACGTGGACATGAGGGACTCTTACCTGGGTGAGAAAAAGCTGTGGTTGGGGGCACAGGCGGGAGGAGATGGGCTGCCTGGAAAGGGCAGGAGCTTAAGGGATGGGGAGGAAGATTTTGTGCTGaggcctgccctccccccaggTTACTCCACCGAGCTGGCCTTTTGGAAGGGGGTGAAGAGCCTGATCCTGGGGGCTCCCCGCCATCAGCATACTGGGAAGGTTGTCCTCTTCACCCAGGAGTCCGGACAATGGAAGCCAAAGGCTGAAGTTGCAGGgacccaggttgggtgtagaggaATCCAGAGTGGACCATGAGGGTGGCAGGGTGTCCaaggatggagagggaggagatGAAGGGGTTTGGGGGACCACGGGGTAAGGTTCTggtggcagggggcaggcaggcagggtgacTTCACGCTCTGCCCTCCAGATTGGCTCCTACTTTGGGGCCTCCCTCTGTACTGTGGATGTGGATAGAGATGGTAGCTCTGACCTTGTCCTCATTGGGGCTCCACACTACTACAAGCCGACGTGGGGGGGCCAGGTGTCCGTGTGCCACTTGCCCCAGGGGGTGAGTGTCTGATGAGAcctgggctgggtggggcctgggagtggggtggaggggttgTCTGGGTTGGGGCATGACACTGGTTTTGTTCTGCAGAGGGCTAGGTGGCAGTGTGAGATCATTCTCTGTGGGGAGCAGGGCCACCCCTGGGGCCGCTTTGGGGCAGCCTTGACAGTGCTGGGGGATGCGAATGGGGACAAACTGACAGACGTCGCCATCGGTGCCCCAGGAGAGCAAGAAAACCGGGGTGCTGTCTACCTATTTCATGGAACCTCAGAACTGGGCATCAGGCCCTCCCACAGCCAGGTGAGGCCCCTCTCTGAAGCCTCTTCCAGTTCCACCTCCTTTCCCATGTCTTAGATGTGCCTGATGTCCCTGTGCCTCTTGTCATGGACCTTAGTAGTAGCTATTCTCCTTTTAGGGGTTTATTGCCATGAACTTCACCAGGCCCAGCTAAGTGCAAATTATCTCTCTTTTGTCCTTTGGCTCCAAACAGACTCCAATCTGTTGTGGGCAGTTTAGTGGGTAAGAGATTGCAGGCCCTGGTCAAATGCCTGGCCAGTCATGTCAGCTGTGTTGCCTTAGGCAGTGACTGATTTAACCTCTGTGAGCCTTAGTTCCCCTCTATGAAACATTAAATGATAAACTCCATAGGCTTCTTGTAAAGACGACTCAATGGAGTACTAAGTACTctgttcatcaaatatttatgaaggaaTATACACGTGATGAGTAAATTAacctattatatttctttttttttttttttttttttttttttttttaatatatgaaatttactgtcaaattggtttccatacaacacccagtgctcatcccaaaaggtgccctcctcaatacccatcacccaccctgccctccctcccaccccccatcaaccctcagtttgttctcagttttttttttttttaattttttttttttttttaaattttttttttttcaacgttttttatttatttttgggacagagaacctattatatttctattgttaTGCTTTAATTTTGTCATTAGCCTGTACCCTCACATGAATTGGACCAAAGGAgcttgcctctctctgtctgagATCCCTGGGGTCTCACTACACTTGCTTTCCATTCCTACCCCTTCATCtctccttttcaatttttccatTCAGTTCTACTTTCATTCACTGTATTCTCCTTTCCAAATCTTTATTCTCAAACCTCTCAAATGACCTTCCCTTGACTTccacttctcctttccctctttggCCAGCGGATTGCAAGCTCCCAGCTCTCTCCCACACTCCAGTATTTCGGACAGTCGCTGAGTGGGGGTCAGGACCTCACCCAGGATGGACTAGTGGACCTGGCTGTGGGGGCCCGGGGACAGGTGCTGCTGCTCAGGTGATAACTCCCCACATCCCACCCTTTCCCTCTGTGTGTCCAGTTCAAAAGCTGCCGCCTCCCTTGTTCTCCTCCCCAAGGTCAGAGTCAGGTCCTCAGCCCCTCTTTGCACCCTCAGGAGTCAGCCAGTGCTGAATGTGGGGGTGACTATGAGATTCATGCCCTCGGAGGTGGCAAAGGCTGTGTACCAGTGCTGGGAAGAGGTGCCCACcactctggaagctggaaatgcCACAGTCTGTCTCACTATCCACAAAAGTTCACTGGACCAGTTAGGTGAGTTTCTTCCTAGTGAGTCTAGCCCCTTACCCCATAAAGGTTCCCACCCTATCGTCAGGAGAGAATGTGCCCAGGAATCCAAATACCACCTCCACATCCACCCAGCTGCCAGTGTTGGAAACCTGGGtcccttttctccccctctccccacacccaggCCATAGGTTCTATCTCCAGGATACATCTGCCCATTTCTCCCCACTGGCCCCAGCCACCTCCTACCTTTCCTACCTATACTTTGAGCTGTTCCCTTGTCTGTTTTTTGCAGCTCCCACCCTATCCCCACAGAGAAACTATAGGGATTGTTCGTAAAATGCAAATCTAGTTTCCTTACTTTCCTGCTTAACACCCTTCAACCACTTTCTTCTTGCATTTAGAAAGACCAAAATCCTTCCCTACAATGTCCTTGCTGACTttgctcctctctgcccttccaaaCTCACCTCATCCCACTCTCCCTTTTTGTAAATGTGCCATCATCTCTCTCCCTTCTGGTCTTAGCCACTGTTCTCATGgtctgggattttctcttccccatTCTTCACCAACCCCTGCTCATCCTCCAGGTCAGAGATCAGACAAGGCCCACCCAGGGAGGCACCTCTGACGTCCAGCAAGCCCTCCTTGGTACAACTGAGGATCCCACTGTTGAGTTGATCATGGTGTGACATTAAGTCCTACATGCTCATCTCTTTTCCTAGACTGTGAGCTTGGGGCTAtatttctctatctccttctctacCTATATCCCCAGCACCTGTTGCATCTCATGACCCATAGAAAGTGcgcagcaaatatttattgcacgaataaaaaaaaaagcatagaacttCAGAGGTTCTCTTTGACTTTTCGTCTTCTGTTTCCCATTCTGCTCCAGGTGATGTCCAAAGCTCTGTCAGGTATGATCTGGCATTAGACCCAAGCCGCCTGATTTCTCGTGCCATTTTTGATGAGACCAAGAACAGGACTTTGTCTCGAAGAAAAACCCTGGGGCTGGGGGATTACTGTGAAACCATTAAGCTGCTTTTACCAGTAAGGACTTTGGGTTCTGGgaaaggtggggggagaaggagccCAAGGATAATCTCTGGCATCTCTGCTGCCTGTTGGGTGAGGTGGAAAAGGTGGGGAGAGTGGGGCCTGAGAGAGGAAAGTTGAGGCCAGAGTACCTGGCTGAACAGCTTGCACAGAATTCTGACTGGACAGCAGGAAATGGATGCAGTTGAGAAGGGCCAGTGGTGGAAAGTAAGGAGAAGGATAGTGGGGCTTTGAAAGCCTATTCTCCCTCAGGACTGTGTGGAGGACGTGTTGAGTCCCATCATCCTACATTTCAACTTCTCCCTGGCTGGGGAGCCCATCCCCTCATCTCAGAACCTTCGCCCTGTGCTGGCTGTGGGCTCACAGGACCTCTTCAATGCTTCTGTGAGTCTTCTGACGAAATCCTAGGGATGTACTGATTTTCACTGTATCTCTGTGTGCTTCAAAACCTATTTTGGTTCCCAACCACATCAAGTCCAAATTGCCTCCACCCAGTTACCAAGGCCCTGCCTAGCTAAGACCTTTACACATGTCCCAGCTGGTGCCCACTTTATCTCAATATAaactctctctcaatataaactcttctcatttttcaaatcCTTCCCAACTTTTCTCATTCCtacttctgttcctttttccATGTGGTATCTCCTACTTGGAAaacatttccttctctccaccccaaAGATCTTCTCTAGTCCCCAAAGCTCCAGTCTTATCTTCCACTCTTTTGGAAACATCTATCACTTCTCTGGCTTCCTATTACTTCATGGTGATACCAACGTTACATGACTGGAATCATAGCAATCTGCATCTACTTTTGTGGGTCCTTTAGAATTGTGGGTTCCATAAGTACAAGAACCATGTCTAATTCACCTGTAGTTTCCAGTTTTTCTAACTCCCTACCCACCCCCTTATTGTTACTTAACAGTGTTTGTTGAATAATTGTTCCAATGTGAGTTGGATTTAACTCCTCAACTAAATTCTGTGCCCCTTGAAACCAAagttcttattcttttatattctaaCTGCCCCTTCCCTACTGCCCCACTTCTTGTCAGTGTCTAGCACACTGTTGTGTGCAGAGTGGGTGTTCAGTAATACTCAATAATGAGTATTACTCATTATTAAGAGGAGTGCTCCTAATGAGGGGAATGAAGGAAGATTGAGACATGGATGGGAAGAGATATTCTGTTTTGCTGCAGCTCCCCTTTGAGAAGAACTGTGGACAAGATCACCTCTGTGAAGGAGACCTGAGTGTCAGTCTCATCTCCTCAGGGTGAGCTCTATCTGCTTTCATTTCTAGACACTTAAGCTTTTGGGTCTCCCATCCTCATAGGATGAGAtgtacttttgtttccctttggcTCTCCTTCTAACAAAGAAATTTTGATCGGAATGTTCTCAGCCAATAGCTCATGACTTCCCACagtcccacccctaccccctaTCCAATTCCAACTCATTTCCAATGGAGcctctttttcagttttgtccttcctcctccagcctgCAGACCCTGGTGGTAGGGAGCTCCTTGGAGCTTAATGTGACAGTGACTCTGTGGAATGAAGGTGAGGATTCCTATGGAACTGTGATCAACTTCTACTATCCAGCAGGGCTGTCCTATCGACGAGTGTTAGGAACCCAGGTAAATAGCTCCCTTGGGCTCCAGTTGCTGGGatctcttccctgctctgggttatagtacttttcttttaattcttctctggtgaaatataaacacacacacacacacacacacacacacacacacacacacacacacagacatacacagacacacacatacagagttCCAGAgtcagagagggatggagggagggaggaagggagatagAGTGAGAAGTGCATAAAGCTTACGTATGATGAATAATATTAATGAAATGTCTATGTAATTAGCATCAGGTCAAGAAATAATACACTGCTGCTGGCACCCCCAGATGTCCTCCCTGTGCCTTTCCTTATAACCTCACTCTCTCCCCGAAGGTAATCACTAAAGTATATTAGGAACtgatgatcacagtaagaatagTGATTGCCGTTTCTTAGATAAAACCAGTGAGTTTTTgccaatatttgaaatttatatgaATGGAAACATGTTATATGTTCTcttgtatatttattcatttcttcaacgtatgtttgtgaaattcatccatgttgttcctTGTGGCTGTAAAACACTTTTATTGCTATTTGGAATCCCTTTGTATGACTGTACCACAACTTATTTACCCATTTCACAATTGATGGTCATTTGAGTTGTTCTCTGATATTGGCCATGACTATTCTTGAGCATGTATCTTGGTACACATATGCATAATATTTGGAAGATGTATGTCAGTTATGGAATTTCTGAATCATTGAGTATGCACATTTTCAATTATAATAAGTAAAGTCAAACCATTTCCACCTATTTGCACTTCCATCACCTGTGGCTTTCCATCCACTCCAACACTTGGCATTgtcagactttaaaatttttgtctatCTGTTGATACCTCCttgaagttttaatttacatttatttaatgaagtTGAGCAAATTGTAATCATTTCCTGgtcattttgatttcttcttttaggaAGTGCTTGTCCAAgtcttttccttattcttctaCTGACTTGTCCATACTTTTCTAGTTGTTAAGAGCTCTTTAATATTCTTGTTACTAATACTTTTCCAGTTATATGTATTAAGTATATTTTACAGTCCTGTTCCCAGTCTTTTCAGTCTCTGCATAGTGTCTCTTGATGAGCCAAATGTCTTAATTTGATTGtggttgaattttatcaaatattttcctttgtcttttttttttttttttaatgtgtggatCTTATCTGAAATGCTTCCCTACTCCAAGGTTATGAAGATAATCCCctgtattatcttttaaaagctttataaTTGTGCCTTTTCacattaagaatttttatctagctggaatattttaatgtatggagtgaggtagggatccaatgtgttttgctcttttgtttgttttattttgttttgaataggCCGATTTTCCTAAgaccattttttgaaaagtctgTCCTTTTCCCTACTGTTCTGCAATGCCCCACTGTTATATATCTAGCCCACATATGCACATGGGTAacatatttgaatttcttttcctcctctggaagcAACCACACCAGCGCCCACTGCGACTGGAATGTGAGGCAGCGCCCACAGGGAATGAGAGCCTGAGGAGCAGCAGCTGTAGCATCAACCATCCCATCTTCCACGAGGGCACTAAGGTGAATGCTTCCCCCCAAATCCTCATCACTCTGCTCCTTTGTCCTTACCCATTTTCTTCCCTCACTCCCCCATGACTTTCCTTATccccattctttcattcttttcctctcaGGGCACCTTCCTAATCACATTTGATGTCTCCTACAAGGCCACCCTAGGAGACAAGTTGTTTCTGAGGGCCAATGTAAGCAGGTGAGTCCAGGTGTATCCCTCACTCTTCCATCTTATGCTCCAGTCAGAGGTTTCTCTCTTGGATTCCTTCCCAACTGggctccccccctctctctccagtgAGAATAATAAGCCTACATCCAGCAAGACCACCTTCCAGCTGGAGCTCCCTGTGAAATATGCTGTCTACATGGTGATCAGCAGGTATTTAATACCTGCCCTCCCTTGACCTCTGACCTTCCTCTAAGCCTAGTACCTCCCATGGCTGCCCAGCCTGCTCTTGAAAGGATGGGTATCTAAACTATCCCCTCTGATTCCTCACATGGAAATACTTGTGACCAGCCGTACATTTATCTATAATACCATCTACCATACAGTTCTTGCTTCTTCTCTGATGAATTGGCCTACTATTTGGATGCACATTTGCCACCATTGTgcactcctctctctttctctaagatgGAGGCTTCCTTTAACATGAAGCCAATTCTGGTTTTGGTGCTAGATATGAATGTGCAGAGGTGAAACTAACTAGGTTAAGATTGAGGCTTTTTTAGCACTCTGAAGTGGGGAATATGGTTTGTCACcacacagaggaaataaaaggtCAGGTTTTCACCAAACCAGAAGGAGAGCAGAGGTGTGAGAAACTGCTGGGAAAGTCTCTAAGAGGCCAAGGCTGCAGCAGGCCACAGGAGAGGCAAGTGCCGGGTTGTTGCTCTCAGTTTTGAAGGTGGGTGGAGGAGCAGGGGCAGGTCAGGCTGGAAGCAAGGCAAAGAGCCCTGAATACCTCACCAAACTCCAGAGGCTTAGTGAGTTGGTCAGAAGCTTATAATATTGCCATGGGACAGAGTTTGCtactgttgttgctgctgctgctgacacATGAAATTTTAGGGGAACTGGGTTGGGGGTGCTGATCAAACAGTGTGTCATTGCCCTTCCAAactctgtgtcctaatttccccTTCTAACCATGGGAGAACAGTGAAACTTGTAATTTAAGAGCTTCCAGTTATATATACTTATGATATGACAGGCATTTTAAATGTACTTGACACATATCTACATTCCTTTAATCCTTCGAATAACTCTATGACATAGTTATTGTTAACCACCCTTTTTTAGcaacaaagaaatcaagaggttaaataacttgcccctGTCAGTCAGCTGGGAAGTGATAGCACCACGAATCACTCAGatggtctggctccagagcttgTGCTCATGCCCATATACTACTGTGCCTCTCCAAGGATTGGGAAAACTGAGTGATTTACTGAAATTTGAAAAGAGAGTTAGAACTGAAGTTTTAAGGTgaaaaaactgaagcacagagagaaacaTTTGGGATCAGGAGCATAGAGGAGGGCAAACAcactgagggaaaaaataaattctaacatTTATGTCATTGCTGCAAACTGCCTCACAACTCTATTACAGGCACTATTGTTAGCATCCTCATTCTAAAGAGGAAGAAACTACAGGGCTCCAGAGAGGTTTAGTAGCTTGCCTTAAATTAGTTGGGTAGGAAGTGGTAGACTGAAATGTGAACCCAGATGGCTTGGCTCCAAAACCTGTGTTCTTAATCATCAAACTGACAGTCACATCTGTGGgaaaactggggtggggggtgtggagtTTCCGTATGGCTGGCCTGGCTTCTGTACACTAGCTGCTGGTGAAATGTGCATGTCCCGTTGCTTGTTTGCTTGATTCCACTGAGACCTTAGATGATAACTCTGGAAAGACAGGGATTATGGCTTGTTAACTGTTGTATCTCCAGAGTCAAGCACACAGCCAGTCACAGGGTAAATGTTTACTGAAGAAGGccatggatgcatggatagatggatggaaacCC
This window of the Neofelis nebulosa isolate mNeoNeb1 chromosome 18, mNeoNeb1.pri, whole genome shotgun sequence genome carries:
- the LOC131501684 gene encoding integrin alpha-D-like isoform X1 — protein: MMAFGIMLLLGVIASYYGFNLDVEEPMVFQEDGVSFGQSVAQFGRSRLMVGAPLEVVAVNQTGRLYDCAAATGLCQPISLHTPPEAVNMSLGLSLAASNNRSWLLACGPTMHRACGENMYAEGFCFLLGSHLQTIRTVPAALPKCPSQEMDIVFLIDGSGSIDQRDFKQMKDFVIAVMGQFEGTNTLFSLMQYSNHLEIHFTFTKFQRSSSPQSLVDPIRQLKGLTFTATGILKVVKELFHSRNGARESAKKILIVITDGQKYKDPLEYSDVMPLAEKAGIIRYAIGVGDAFQEPTAREELNTIGSVPSQDHVFKVDNFAALSSIQKQLQEKIFAVEGTQSRTSSSFQHEMSQEGFSSVLTMDGPVLGAVGSFSWSGGAFLYPQNMSPTFISVSQENVDMRDSYLGYSTELAFWKGVKSLILGAPRHQHTGKVVLFTQESGQWKPKAEVAGTQIGSYFGASLCTVDVDRDGSSDLVLIGAPHYYKPTWGGQVSVCHLPQGRARWQCEIILCGEQGHPWGRFGAALTVLGDANGDKLTDVAIGAPGEQENRGAVYLFHGTSELGIRPSHSQRIASSQLSPTLQYFGQSLSGGQDLTQDGLVDLAVGARGQVLLLRSQPVLNVGVTMRFMPSEVAKAVYQCWEEVPTTLEAGNATVCLTIHKSSLDQLGDVQSSVRYDLALDPSRLISRAIFDETKNRTLSRRKTLGLGDYCETIKLLLPDCVEDVLSPIILHFNFSLAGEPIPSSQNLRPVLAVGSQDLFNASLPFEKNCGQDHLCEGDLSVSLISSGLQTLVVGSSLELNVTVTLWNEGEDSYGTVINFYYPAGLSYRRVLGTQQPHQRPLRLECEAAPTGNESLRSSSCSINHPIFHEGTKGTFLITFDVSYKATLGDKLFLRANVSSENNKPTSSKTTFQLELPVKYAVYMVISRQEESTKYFNFSTSGEKSKKEAEHRYRVNNLSQRDLAISIHFWVPILLNGVAVWDVAVVAPSQSLPCVSEREPPQHPEFLTQIPGSLVLNCSIADCLRFRCDLPSFGIQEEVEFILKGNLSFDWVSQTLQKKVLIVSVAEITFNRSMYSQLPGQEAFLSAQMEMVLEKYEVYNPVPIIVGSSLGGLLLLALITAILYKVGFFKRQYKEMIEEANGQTISENGTSDHQVAQ
- the LOC131501684 gene encoding integrin alpha-D-like isoform X6; the encoded protein is MMAFGIMLLLGVIASYYGFNLDVEEPMVFQEDGVSFGQSVAQFGRSRLMVGAPLEVVAVNQTGRLYDCAAATGLCQPISLHTPPEAVNMSLGLSLAASNNRSWLLACGPTMHRACGENMYAEGFCFLLGSHLQTIRTVPAALPKCPSQEMDIVFLIDGSGSIDQRDFKQMKDFVIAVMGQFEGTNTLFSLMQYSNHLEIHFTFTKFQRSSSPQSLVDPIRQLKGLTFTATGILKVVKELFHSRNGARESAKKILIVITDGQKYKDPLEYSDVMPLAEKAGIIRYAIGVGDAFQEPTAREELNTIGSVPSQDHVFKVDNFAALSSIQKQLQEKIFAVEGTQSRTSSSFQHEMSQEGFSSVLTMDGPVLGAVGSFSWSGGAFLYPQNMSPTFISVSQENVDMRDSYLGYSTELAFWKGVKSLILGAPRHQHTGKVVLFTQESGQWKPKAEVAGTQIGSYFGASLCTVDVDRDGSSDLVLIGAPHYYKPTWGGQVSVCHLPQGRARWQCEIILCGEQGHPWGRFGAALTVLGDANGDKLTDVAIGAPGEQENRGAVYLFHGTSELGIRPSHSQRIASSQLSPTLQYFGQSLSGGQDLTQDGLVDLAVGARGQVLLLRSQPVLNVGVTMRFMPSEVAKAVYQCWEEVPTTLEAGNATVCLTIHKSSLDQLGDVQSSVRYDLALDPSRLISRAIFDETKNRTLSRRKTLGLGDYCETIKLLLPDCVEDVLSPIILHFNFSLAGEPIPSSQNLRPVLAVGSQDLFNASLPFEKNCGQDHLCEGDLSVSLISSGLQTLVVGSSLELNVTVTLWNEGEDSYGTVINFYYPAGLSYRRVLGTQQPHQRPLRLECEAAPTGNESLRSSSCSINHPIFHEGTKGTFLITFDVSYKATLGDKLFLRANVSSENNKPTSSKTTFQLELPVKYAVYMVISRAFGRRLGQK
- the LOC131501684 gene encoding integrin alpha-D-like isoform X5, with amino-acid sequence MMAFGIMLLLGVIASYYGFNLDVEEPMVFQEDGVSFGQSVAQFGRSRLMVGAPLEVVAVNQTGRLYDCAAATGLCQPISLHTPPEAVNMSLGLSLAASNNRSWLLACGPTMHRACGENMYAEGFCFLLGSHLQTIRTVPAALPKCPSQEMDIVFLIDGSGSIDQRDFKQMKDFVIAVMGQFEGTNTLFSLMQYSNHLEIHFTFTKFQRSSSPQSLVDPIRQLKGLTFTATGILKVVKELFHSRNGARESAKKILIVITDGQKYKDPLEYSDVMPLAEKAGIIRYAIGVGDAFQEPTAREELNTIGSVPSQDHVFKVDNFAALSSIQKQLQEKIFAVEGTQSRTSSSFQHEMSQEGFSSVLTMRIASSQLSPTLQYFGQSLSGGQDLTQDGLVDLAVGARGQVLLLRSQPVLNVGVTMRFMPSEVAKAVYQCWEEVPTTLEAGNATVCLTIHKSSLDQLGDVQSSVRYDLALDPSRLISRAIFDETKNRTLSRRKTLGLGDYCETIKLLLPDCVEDVLSPIILHFNFSLAGEPIPSSQNLRPVLAVGSQDLFNASLPFEKNCGQDHLCEGDLSVSLISSGLQTLVVGSSLELNVTVTLWNEGEDSYGTVINFYYPAGLSYRRVLGTQQPHQRPLRLECEAAPTGNESLRSSSCSINHPIFHEGTKGTFLITFDVSYKATLGDKLFLRANVSSENNKPTSSKTTFQLELPVKYAVYMVISRQEESTKYFNFSTSGEKSKKEAEHRYRVNNLSQRDLAISIHFWVPILLNGVAVWDVAVVAPSQSLPCVSEREPPQHPEFLTQIPGSLVLNCSIADCLRFRCDLPSFGIQEEVEFILKGNLSFDWVSQTLQKKVLIVSVAEITFNRSMYSQLPGQEAFLSAQMEMVLEKYEVYNPVPIIVGSSLGGLLLLALITAILYKVGFFKRQYKEMIEEANGQTISENGTSDHQVAQ
- the LOC131501684 gene encoding integrin alpha-D-like isoform X7, with the protein product MMAFGIMLLLGVIASYYGFNLDVEEPMVFQEDGVSFGQSVAQFGRSRLMVGAPLEVVAVNQTGRLYDCAAATGLCQPISLHTPPEAVNMSLGLSLAASNNRSWLLACGPTMHRACGENMYAEGFCFLLGSHLQTIRTVPAALPKCPSQEMDIVFLIDGSGSIDQRDFKQMKDFVIAVMGQFEGTNTLFSLMQYSNHLEIHFTFTKFQRSSSPQSLVDPIRQLKGLTFTATGILKVVKELFHSRNGARESAKKILIVITDGQKYKDPLEYSDVMPLAEKAGIIRYAIGVGDAFQEPTAREELNTIGSVPSQDHVFKVDNFAALSSIQKQLQEKIFAVEGTQSRTSSSFQHEMSQEGFSSVLTMDGPVLGAVGSFSWSGGAFLYPQNMSPTFISVSQENVDMRDSYLGYSTELAFWKGVKSLILGAPRHQHTGKVVLFTQESGQWKPKAEVAGTQIGSYFGASLCTVDVDRDGSSDLVLIGAPHYYKPTWGGQVSVCHLPQGRARWQCEIILCGEQGHPWGRFGAALTVLGDANGDKLTDVAIGAPGEQENRGAVYLFHGTSELGIRPSHSQRIASSQLSPTLQYFGQSLSGGQDLTQDGLVDLAVGARGQVLLLRSQPVLNVGVTMRFMPSEVAKAVYQCWEEVPTTLEAGNATVCLTIHKSSLDQLGDVQSSVRYDLALDPSRLISRAIFDETKNRTLSRRKTLGLGDYCETIKLLLPDCVEDVLSPIILHFNFSLAGEPIPSSQNLRPVLAVGSQDLFNASLPFEKNCGQDHLCEGDLSVSLISSGLQTLVVGSSLELNVTVTLWNEGEDSYGTVINFYYPAGLSYRRVLGTQQPHQRPLRLECEAAPTGNESLRSSSCSINHPIFHEGTKGTFLITFDVSYKATLGDKLFLRANVSSENNKPTSSKTTFQLELPVKYAVYMVISR